A genomic region of Roseateles amylovorans contains the following coding sequences:
- a CDS encoding porin, producing the protein MTPSRFLDRPRRCLPILGIRPAVAAVSALMLGSVAQAANGGGAGPVVYGRLNLGLEQVGGGGRGSLSRLSNDRSVLGFRGEESLGDGWSAVWQIEGSVLVDTGGGTSLANRDTRLGLSGPWGTAFGGVWTLPYTAATSGFDPFYPTTAGYMALIGNGSASIADNLSDSTAFDRRQQNVLQYWTPTAGGWSGRLAFSPGEERSTVTGARPSLWSSSLTYAASDLTAVWAHEQHRRFQTADSTDRAWKLGVSGQLGATRLSALIERLDYRTATGPLRRDALYVSAVHKIGRLSVMGGLSVAGDGKGRAVTRVGPLARGAQTGAVQLTVGVDQALSRRTSLFAWVSRIRNDAAARYDFAINSPGAMMGSHPSVLSVGMKHSF; encoded by the coding sequence ATGACCCCCAGCCGCTTCCTCGATCGTCCCCGCCGTTGTCTACCCATCTTGGGCATCCGCCCGGCGGTTGCCGCCGTGTCCGCGTTGATGTTGGGGTCCGTGGCCCAGGCCGCAAACGGCGGGGGCGCAGGCCCGGTGGTCTACGGCCGGTTGAACCTGGGACTGGAACAGGTCGGCGGAGGCGGCCGCGGTTCGTTGAGCCGACTCAGCAACGACCGCTCGGTGCTGGGCTTTCGCGGGGAGGAGTCGCTCGGCGACGGCTGGTCGGCGGTCTGGCAGATCGAAGGCTCGGTGCTGGTGGACACGGGCGGCGGCACCAGCCTGGCCAACCGGGACACCCGCCTCGGCCTGTCCGGCCCGTGGGGCACCGCCTTCGGCGGGGTGTGGACCTTGCCCTACACCGCGGCGACCTCCGGCTTCGATCCGTTCTATCCGACCACCGCCGGCTACATGGCCCTGATCGGCAATGGATCGGCTTCGATTGCCGACAACCTGTCCGACAGCACCGCGTTCGACCGTCGACAGCAGAACGTGCTTCAGTACTGGACGCCGACCGCCGGCGGCTGGTCAGGCCGCCTGGCGTTCTCTCCGGGCGAGGAACGGTCGACGGTCACCGGCGCGCGACCTTCGCTGTGGTCGTCCTCGTTAACCTATGCCGCGAGCGACCTGACCGCGGTGTGGGCCCATGAGCAGCATCGGCGCTTCCAGACGGCCGACAGCACCGATCGCGCCTGGAAGCTTGGTGTGAGCGGCCAGCTCGGTGCGACCCGACTCTCCGCCCTGATCGAGCGGCTGGACTACCGCACCGCCACCGGCCCGTTGCGGCGGGACGCGCTGTATGTGTCCGCCGTCCACAAGATCGGACGGCTCAGCGTGATGGGTGGACTGTCGGTGGCGGGCGATGGCAAGGGCAGGGCGGTCACCCGGGTGGGGCCGCTGGCACGGGGCGCGCAGACCGGCGCGGTGCAACTGACGGTGGGTGTGGATCAGGCGCTGTCGCGGCGCACCAGCCTGTTTGCGTGGGTCAGCCGCATTCGCAATGACGCGGCGGCCCGTTATGACTTCGCCATCAACAGCCCAGGGGCGATGATGGGCTCGCATCCGAGCGTGCTGTCGGTGGGGATGAAGCACAGCTTCTGA
- a CDS encoding zinc-dependent alcohol dehydrogenase, translated as MRTMKAAVVRAYRAPLCLEEVPIPEVLPGRILVKVAACGVCHTDLHAADGDWPVKPPLPFIPGHEGVGHVAAVGAGVKGIREGDRVGVPWLYTACGHCEHCLTGWETLCDEQQMTGYTVNGGFAEYVLADPGYVGHLPARGAFESLAPILCAGLTVYKGLKGLDARPGQWVAVVGAGGLGHLAVQYARAMGFHVVAVDIDKTKLDLAARLGAELCIDATQEDPVALLQKQMRGVHGALVTAVSRESFAQSLGMLHKRGTMSMVGLPPGDFALPIFDVVLNAKTVRGSIVGTRQDLNEALQFAADGVVHANTTPHRLEAINDIFDDLRHGRVDGRAVLNFD; from the coding sequence ATGCGCACCATGAAAGCTGCGGTCGTCCGCGCTTACCGAGCGCCACTCTGTCTCGAGGAAGTGCCGATTCCCGAGGTCCTGCCCGGTCGGATCCTGGTCAAGGTCGCCGCCTGCGGCGTCTGCCACACCGACCTGCATGCCGCGGACGGCGACTGGCCGGTCAAGCCGCCGCTCCCTTTCATTCCTGGCCACGAAGGCGTGGGCCATGTGGCGGCGGTGGGCGCCGGCGTGAAGGGCATCCGTGAGGGCGACCGGGTCGGCGTGCCGTGGCTCTACACCGCATGCGGCCATTGCGAGCATTGCCTGACCGGCTGGGAGACCCTGTGCGATGAGCAGCAGATGACCGGCTACACCGTCAACGGCGGGTTCGCCGAGTATGTGCTGGCCGATCCCGGCTATGTCGGCCATCTGCCGGCACGTGGCGCCTTCGAATCACTGGCACCGATCCTGTGTGCGGGATTGACTGTCTACAAGGGTCTGAAGGGATTGGATGCGCGTCCGGGCCAGTGGGTCGCCGTGGTGGGGGCGGGTGGACTGGGCCATCTGGCCGTGCAGTACGCGCGGGCGATGGGGTTTCATGTGGTGGCGGTCGACATCGACAAGACCAAGCTCGACCTCGCCGCCCGACTCGGTGCCGAGCTCTGCATCGATGCCACGCAGGAGGACCCGGTCGCGCTGCTGCAAAAGCAGATGCGCGGGGTGCATGGGGCGCTGGTGACGGCCGTCTCCCGCGAGTCCTTCGCCCAGTCCCTGGGCATGCTGCACAAGCGGGGCACGATGTCGATGGTGGGCCTGCCGCCGGGCGACTTCGCGCTGCCCATCTTCGATGTGGTGCTCAATGCCAAGACGGTGCGCGGCTCCATCGTGGGCACCCGCCAGGACTTGAATGAGGCCCTGCAGTTCGCCGCCGACGGCGTGGTGCATGCGAACACCACCCCCCATCGCCTGGAAGCCATCAACGACATCTTTGACGACCTCCGGCACGGGCGGGTGGACGGACGCGCCGTGCTGAATTTCGATTGA
- a CDS encoding NAD(P)/FAD-dependent oxidoreductase codes for MERIAVIGAGIAGLSAARTLHAAGASVTVFEALPQAGGHANTVSVTLDGIQHGVDTGFLVFNDHTYPGLIQLFKDLGVETATSDMSFSVQRRRAGESAAQALEWAGSDLNGVFAQRRNLLRPGFLGMLADLLRFNRLTTALAERGDDAALQISTGEFLVQHRFGAAFRDDYLLPMVACIWSCPPAQMLDFPIATLIRFCHNHGLLRITQRPQWRTVRGGSRQYVNRLIASLPDVRLGTPVQAVRRLPGGPQVVTANATAHFDQVVFACHTDQTLTLLGDGASADERRLLGAIRYQPNRAVLHTDARLLPTRQRAWAAWNYESADATAAAQAAAGTGAHAARQDAGDTRTEGATVCLHYLINRLQPLPWTRPVIVSMNPLREPAPDTVIDSFSYAHPVFDRAAIESQRELPQLQGQQRSWFCGAWARYGFHEDGLQSGVQAAEALLARTTWPMKGAA; via the coding sequence ATGGAGCGCATCGCAGTCATTGGGGCAGGCATTGCCGGTTTATCGGCGGCACGCACCCTGCACGCCGCCGGTGCGTCGGTCACCGTGTTCGAGGCACTGCCTCAGGCCGGCGGCCATGCCAACACCGTGTCGGTGACGTTGGACGGCATCCAGCATGGGGTCGACACCGGCTTCCTGGTCTTCAACGACCACACCTATCCGGGCTTGATCCAGTTGTTCAAGGACCTGGGCGTGGAAACCGCCACCTCGGACATGTCCTTCTCGGTGCAGCGCCGCCGCGCCGGTGAGTCGGCCGCGCAAGCGCTGGAGTGGGCCGGCAGCGACCTCAACGGCGTCTTCGCCCAGCGGCGCAATCTGCTGCGTCCAGGCTTCCTCGGCATGCTGGCGGACCTGCTGCGCTTCAACCGCCTGACCACCGCGCTGGCCGAGCGCGGCGATGACGCGGCGCTGCAGATCTCCACCGGCGAGTTCCTGGTGCAGCATCGCTTCGGTGCCGCCTTCCGCGATGACTACCTGCTGCCGATGGTCGCCTGCATCTGGTCCTGCCCGCCGGCGCAAATGCTGGACTTCCCGATCGCCACGCTGATCCGCTTCTGCCACAACCATGGCCTGCTGCGGATCACCCAACGGCCGCAATGGCGCACGGTGCGCGGCGGCTCGCGCCAGTATGTGAACCGGCTGATCGCCTCCCTGCCCGATGTGCGGCTGGGCACGCCGGTGCAGGCGGTGCGGCGTCTGCCCGGCGGTCCGCAGGTCGTGACCGCCAATGCCACCGCGCATTTCGACCAGGTGGTCTTCGCCTGTCATACCGACCAGACCCTGACCCTGCTCGGCGACGGCGCCAGCGCCGACGAACGGCGCTTGCTGGGTGCCATCCGCTATCAGCCCAATCGCGCCGTGCTGCACACCGATGCGCGGCTGCTGCCGACGCGCCAGCGCGCCTGGGCCGCGTGGAACTATGAATCGGCAGACGCCACGGCAGCCGCCCAGGCTGCGGCCGGCACCGGCGCCCACGCGGCGCGCCAAGACGCCGGCGATACCCGCACCGAGGGCGCCACCGTCTGCCTGCACTATCTGATCAACCGGCTGCAGCCGCTGCCTTGGACGCGTCCGGTGATCGTGTCGATGAATCCGCTGCGCGAGCCCGCGCCGGACACGGTGATCGACAGCTTCAGCTATGCCCATCCGGTGTTTGACCGCGCCGCCATCGAGTCCCAACGCGAGCTCCCGCAGTTGCAGGGCCAGCAGCGCAGCTGGTTCTGCGGCGCCTGGGCGCGTTATGGTTTCCATGAGGACGGCCTGCAGTCCGGTGTCCAGGCGGCGGAGGCCCTGCTGGCGCGTACCACCTGGCCGATGAAGGGCGCCGCATGA
- a CDS encoding chalcone isomerase family protein, with protein sequence MKSLAPLLLLLLGAAAWAHAQAPSSAAPPVTSAPATAGMTGSPAAVAAAPTPQATARSAEGAPAMPANVPAEVAQAWPSARVVGQGPFRYFGFKVYDTRLWMTAEGDPAKWLQQPMALELRYARTLEGAAIADRSLQEMRRQGAIAETDAARWLAAMRAAFPNVVEGDRLVGLSDGRGLVRFFHNGRQTASFEDADFARRFFGIWLLPTTSATGLRDALLGPAAKARP encoded by the coding sequence ATGAAGTCGCTGGCGCCGCTGCTGCTGCTGCTGCTGGGCGCTGCAGCATGGGCCCATGCGCAAGCCCCGTCGTCGGCTGCGCCGCCAGTGACCTCGGCGCCCGCCACGGCCGGCATGACCGGCTCACCGGCGGCGGTGGCTGCCGCGCCCACCCCGCAGGCCACGGCCCGCAGTGCCGAAGGGGCGCCGGCCATGCCCGCGAACGTGCCCGCGGAAGTCGCGCAGGCCTGGCCATCGGCCCGGGTGGTGGGTCAAGGTCCGTTCCGGTATTTCGGCTTCAAGGTCTATGACACCCGCCTGTGGATGACCGCCGAGGGCGACCCGGCGAAATGGCTGCAGCAGCCCATGGCGCTGGAGCTGCGTTATGCCCGCACGCTCGAGGGCGCCGCGATTGCGGACCGGTCGCTGCAGGAGATGCGTCGACAAGGCGCCATCGCCGAGACCGATGCAGCGCGTTGGCTGGCCGCGATGCGCGCGGCTTTTCCGAATGTCGTGGAAGGCGATCGGCTGGTCGGTCTGAGCGACGGACGCGGCCTGGTGCGCTTCTTCCATAACGGCCGGCAGACCGCCTCGTTCGAGGACGCGGACTTTGCCCGGCGCTTCTTCGGCATCTGGCTGCTGCCCACCACGTCGGCCACCGGCCTGCGTGACGCTCTGCTCGGCCCCGCCGCGAAAGCGCGGCCGTGA
- a CDS encoding TetR/AcrR family transcriptional regulator — protein MSRVPFKEQVLRVREDAIVEAVNRLLVSKGYDLMTVDEVAAEAGLSKASLYKHFMSKEELAAAAMVRVLDRTLAVVEGRRQQSPEASAVDQLRAVVRWTLQVQLAGEMPTLPAQNSRLVSTLKAHRGYMDRLLQLSDLLGEWITASQAQGDINPELPPELVLFTLFARACDPVLPLLKAGGQHSDEAIIEWVTSTTFSGLAGPVQGKARRVRAAA, from the coding sequence ATGAGCCGCGTCCCTTTCAAAGAACAGGTACTGCGCGTCCGGGAGGACGCGATCGTCGAAGCCGTGAACCGCCTGCTCGTCAGCAAGGGCTATGACCTGATGACGGTGGATGAGGTGGCGGCCGAGGCCGGCCTGTCCAAAGCCAGCCTGTACAAGCACTTCATGTCGAAGGAAGAGCTCGCGGCGGCGGCCATGGTGCGGGTGTTGGACCGGACTCTGGCGGTGGTGGAAGGCCGTCGGCAGCAATCGCCCGAGGCGTCTGCGGTGGACCAGTTGCGCGCGGTGGTGCGCTGGACGCTGCAGGTGCAACTGGCCGGCGAAATGCCCACGCTGCCGGCCCAGAACTCACGGCTGGTGTCGACCCTGAAGGCCCATCGCGGCTACATGGACCGGCTGCTGCAGTTGAGCGATCTGCTCGGCGAATGGATCACCGCATCCCAGGCGCAGGGCGACATCAACCCCGAGCTGCCGCCGGAGCTGGTGCTGTTCACCTTGTTCGCCCGGGCCTGCGATCCGGTGCTGCCGCTGCTCAAGGCGGGCGGCCAGCACAGCGACGAAGCCATCATCGAATGGGTCACCTCGACCACCTTCAGCGGGCTGGCGGGTCCGGTACAAGGGAAGGCGCGCAGGGTCCGAGCGGCTGCTTGA
- a CDS encoding SAM-dependent methyltransferase produces the protein MSEPMSPLSARPAATTRRGAPLAARQVMRLLGALTEGVLELRTPDGQTHRLGTGARRATLQVHDWRVFSRALRRGDIGFAEDFIEGRWETPDLTALLSLMLANREALERVVYGAWWGRLTGLLRHALNRNTRAGSARNIHAHYDLGNAFYSLWLDPTMSYSSAWFEGNLEGDLVQAQHAKMRRALVEAGVTSGDRLLEIGCGWGAMAETAARDFGASVTGVTLSPAQLSWARMRVDCADMADRCDLRLQDYRDIASQPGHQPYDAVVSIEMFEAVGREYWDDYFATLRRCLKPGGRACIQSITIRDDLFDRYVRSTDFIQQYIFPGGLLPSVSVFETLARRHGFEVERRFAFGADYAQTLRHWRERFLECLPEVERQGFDVKFQRTWLFYLAYCEAAFALGNTDVVQFTLRRDGAAA, from the coding sequence ATGTCCGAACCGATGTCCCCGCTGTCCGCCCGTCCCGCCGCGACCACCCGCCGTGGTGCGCCCCTGGCCGCTCGACAGGTCATGCGCCTGCTCGGCGCCTTGACCGAGGGGGTGCTGGAACTCCGCACCCCTGATGGCCAGACCCATCGGCTGGGCACCGGCGCCCGCCGGGCCACGCTGCAGGTGCACGACTGGCGTGTCTTCTCCCGGGCGCTTCGGCGCGGCGACATCGGCTTTGCCGAGGACTTCATCGAAGGCCGCTGGGAGACCCCCGACCTCACCGCCCTGCTCTCACTGATGCTGGCCAACCGCGAGGCCCTGGAGCGCGTGGTCTACGGCGCCTGGTGGGGTCGTCTGACCGGACTGCTGCGCCACGCCCTGAACCGCAACACCCGGGCCGGCAGCGCGCGCAACATCCATGCTCATTACGACCTGGGCAATGCCTTCTACAGCCTGTGGCTGGACCCGACCATGAGCTACTCCAGCGCCTGGTTCGAAGGCAACCTGGAGGGCGACCTGGTTCAGGCGCAGCATGCCAAGATGCGGCGTGCGCTGGTCGAGGCGGGTGTGACCTCCGGCGACCGCCTGCTGGAGATCGGCTGCGGCTGGGGCGCGATGGCGGAGACCGCCGCACGCGATTTCGGCGCCTCGGTCACCGGCGTGACCTTGTCCCCGGCGCAACTCAGCTGGGCGCGGATGCGGGTGGATTGCGCCGACATGGCCGACCGCTGCGACCTGCGCCTGCAGGATTACCGCGACATCGCCAGCCAGCCCGGGCACCAGCCTTATGACGCGGTGGTCTCCATCGAGATGTTCGAAGCCGTGGGCCGCGAATACTGGGACGACTACTTCGCCACCCTGCGCCGCTGCCTGAAGCCCGGCGGCCGCGCCTGCATCCAGAGCATCACCATCCGCGACGACCTGTTCGACCGCTATGTGCGCTCGACCGACTTCATCCAGCAATACATCTTCCCGGGTGGCCTGCTGCCCAGCGTGTCGGTGTTCGAGACCCTGGCCCGGCGGCACGGCTTCGAGGTGGAGCGCCGCTTCGCCTTCGGTGCCGACTATGCGCAGACGCTGCGTCACTGGCGCGAGCGCTTCCTCGAGTGCCTGCCCGAAGTGGAACGCCAAGGCTTCGACGTGAAATTCCAGCGCACCTGGCTCTTCTACCTCGCGTACTGCGAAGCCGCGTTCGCGCTGGGCAACACCGATGTGGTGCAGTTCACCCTGCGTCGCGACGGAGCCGCCGCATGA
- a CDS encoding MFS transporter, which yields MNTADGLRYGALGLPLAFLALPMTIALPQHYAQHHGVSLATLGAVLLIARLLDTVMDPWIGQRVDQGLAGPRRRLLIVALVAAIAIGGGFGALFFAPFGNFGPQTLAASPVPSDTSTAATSATAATAALAATSSSAVVPVIASASATGTPLALWLWLGLNLVLVYIGYSTLSVLHQAWGTRLGGDESQRTRVAAWREGFGLGGLLLAGVLPALLGFGVATTVLAVSLALGLALLWRVPFPAASGTEAHGSDGSAAAQAGSWRTPWRHGRFRALLAVYMFNGIGNAVAATLLAFFVQDRLQAVDGMPLFLGGYCLAAVVSLPLWMRVIQRVGLVRAWAGGMLASVAAFGAALALGTGDRTGFLLICLATGAALGADLAAPTALLTGLLQREGRTSQAATYAGWWTAATKLNLGLAAGLALPLLAAAGYAPGRRDDDALQALSLAYVLVPCLLKLLAVAALATWRSELVKEAS from the coding sequence GTGAACACCGCCGACGGCCTTCGCTACGGCGCGCTGGGACTGCCGCTGGCATTTCTCGCCTTGCCGATGACCATCGCGCTGCCGCAGCACTATGCGCAGCATCATGGGGTGTCGCTGGCCACACTGGGCGCGGTCCTGTTGATCGCGCGTCTGCTGGACACGGTGATGGACCCGTGGATCGGACAGCGCGTGGACCAGGGACTGGCCGGTCCCCGGCGCCGACTCCTGATCGTGGCGCTGGTGGCGGCGATTGCCATCGGCGGCGGTTTCGGCGCCCTCTTCTTCGCGCCGTTCGGTAACTTCGGACCGCAGACATTGGCGGCCTCGCCAGTGCCGTCTGACACATCGACTGCGGCCACCTCGGCAACCGCGGCCACCGCAGCCCTGGCCGCCACGTCGTCGTCTGCCGTGGTGCCGGTCATCGCCTCGGCCAGCGCCACCGGCACACCGCTCGCGCTGTGGCTGTGGCTCGGACTGAATTTGGTGCTGGTCTACATCGGCTACAGCACGCTGTCGGTGCTACATCAGGCATGGGGCACACGGCTGGGCGGTGATGAATCGCAGCGCACCCGCGTGGCCGCGTGGCGGGAAGGTTTCGGACTCGGCGGGCTGCTGCTGGCCGGCGTGCTGCCCGCGCTGCTTGGCTTCGGCGTCGCCACCACCGTGCTGGCCGTGAGCCTGGCACTGGGGCTGGCGCTGCTGTGGCGGGTGCCCTTCCCTGCGGCGTCTGGCACCGAAGCCCATGGCTCGGACGGTTCGGCCGCGGCGCAAGCCGGTTCCTGGCGAACCCCGTGGCGTCATGGTCGCTTCCGGGCACTGTTGGCGGTCTACATGTTCAACGGCATCGGCAATGCGGTGGCGGCCACGCTGCTGGCCTTCTTCGTGCAGGACCGGCTGCAGGCTGTGGACGGGATGCCGTTGTTTCTGGGCGGCTACTGCCTGGCGGCGGTGGTGTCGCTGCCGCTGTGGATGCGGGTGATCCAGCGCGTCGGACTGGTGCGGGCCTGGGCGGGCGGCATGCTGGCCTCGGTGGCCGCCTTCGGCGCGGCACTTGCCCTGGGAACGGGCGACCGCACCGGCTTCCTGTTGATCTGTCTGGCCACCGGTGCGGCGCTCGGGGCGGATCTGGCGGCCCCCACCGCGCTGCTCACCGGCTTGCTGCAACGCGAGGGACGCACCTCGCAGGCGGCAACCTATGCCGGCTGGTGGACCGCTGCCACCAAACTGAATCTTGGACTGGCGGCGGGGCTCGCGCTTCCGCTGCTGGCCGCCGCCGGCTATGCGCCAGGTCGACGCGACGACGACGCGCTTCAGGCGCTGAGCCTCGCCTATGTCCTGGTTCCCTGTCTGCTCAAGCTCCTGGCCGTGGCCGCCCTGGCGACCTGGCGGAGCGAACTGGTGAAGGAAGCCTCATGA
- a CDS encoding DUF2007 domain-containing protein, whose translation MPSSQDPDDYEGDQTFVARHLTPIEAHMLCGRLRAAGIPAETGDTNTVQAHSLLAPALGGASVRVPADYLAQARATIDALQRGDFALDDSFDPGESPA comes from the coding sequence ATGCCTTCCTCCCAGGATCCAGACGACTACGAAGGCGACCAGACCTTCGTGGCCCGCCATCTCACGCCCATCGAAGCCCACATGCTGTGCGGTCGGTTGCGTGCGGCCGGCATTCCTGCAGAAACCGGGGACACCAACACCGTGCAGGCCCACTCGCTGCTGGCGCCGGCCTTGGGCGGTGCCAGCGTGCGGGTGCCGGCCGACTACCTGGCCCAGGCGCGCGCCACCATCGACGCCCTGCAGCGCGGCGACTTTGCGCTGGATGACAGCTTCGATCCGGGCGAGTCGCCCGCTTAA
- a CDS encoding glycoside hydrolase family 15 protein, whose amino-acid sequence MEAASLKLGLIGNCAVSALVDDRARVVWACVPRFDGDPMFNALIDSPEGVGLDGTFQVVLEDFSHSEQSYDHGTAVLRTRLYDTHGDAIEVTDFMPRFFLHDRPFRPMMLVRRIRPLQGRPRIRVILRPVMQWGTEKPERTRGSNHMRFVGPRFTVRLTTNAPLTFVSNETAFALDMPMSFVFGPDETLDRGVEDAARLLEERTIHYWRDWTRRLAIPLEYQEAVIRAAITLKMCLYEETGAIVAAMTTSIPEAPGTQRNWDYRYCWLRDAFFVVRALNSLSETGTMEDYLRWLRNVVAQSKDGHVQPLYGIGLEDQLVERIMPHLRGYRGMGPVRAGNQAYEHFQHDVYGNIVLGSAQAFFDHRLHQRAGVDEFALLERAGERAFAIHDQPDAGMWELRTRSRVHTSSVLMNWAACDRLAKIAQELALPDRALIWRERADLIKRKILDNAWSEHRQAFVESFGGKDLDASVLLMAEVGFIDPKDPRFVSTVEALEASLCDGPYMRRYEAPDDFGRPETSFNICAFWRIDALARIGRTEQARELFEALLASRNHLGLLSEDTHPETGELWGNFPQTYSMVGIINGAMRLSKAWDTQI is encoded by the coding sequence ATGGAAGCAGCCTCGCTGAAGCTGGGACTGATTGGCAACTGCGCGGTCAGCGCGCTGGTCGATGACCGCGCCCGGGTGGTCTGGGCCTGCGTGCCGCGGTTCGACGGCGACCCGATGTTCAACGCCCTGATCGACTCGCCCGAGGGCGTGGGCCTGGACGGCACCTTCCAGGTCGTGCTGGAGGACTTCTCCCACAGCGAGCAGTCTTACGACCATGGCACGGCGGTGCTGCGCACCCGGCTCTATGACACCCATGGCGATGCGATCGAGGTCACCGACTTCATGCCGCGCTTCTTTCTGCATGACCGCCCCTTCCGGCCGATGATGCTGGTGCGGCGCATCCGCCCGCTGCAGGGCCGGCCCCGCATCCGTGTGATCCTTCGCCCGGTCATGCAATGGGGCACTGAGAAGCCGGAACGCACCCGCGGCAGCAACCACATGCGCTTCGTCGGCCCGCGCTTCACCGTGCGGCTGACGACAAACGCGCCGCTGACCTTCGTCAGCAACGAAACGGCCTTCGCGCTGGACATGCCGATGAGCTTCGTCTTCGGCCCGGATGAAACCCTGGACCGTGGCGTCGAGGACGCTGCCCGCCTGCTGGAGGAACGCACCATCCACTATTGGCGGGACTGGACCCGCCGGCTGGCGATCCCGCTGGAGTATCAGGAAGCGGTGATCCGTGCGGCGATCACGCTGAAGATGTGCCTGTACGAGGAAACCGGCGCCATCGTCGCGGCGATGACCACCAGCATTCCCGAAGCGCCCGGCACCCAGCGGAACTGGGACTACCGCTACTGCTGGCTGCGGGATGCCTTCTTTGTCGTGCGGGCGCTCAACAGTCTGTCCGAGACCGGCACCATGGAGGACTACCTGCGCTGGCTGCGCAATGTGGTGGCCCAGTCCAAGGACGGCCATGTGCAGCCGCTCTACGGCATCGGGCTGGAGGACCAGTTGGTGGAGCGGATCATGCCGCACCTGCGCGGCTACCGGGGCATGGGACCGGTGCGGGCCGGCAACCAGGCCTACGAGCACTTCCAGCACGACGTCTACGGCAACATCGTGCTCGGCTCCGCCCAGGCCTTCTTCGACCACCGGCTGCATCAGCGCGCCGGCGTCGACGAGTTCGCGCTGCTGGAGCGTGCCGGCGAGCGCGCCTTCGCGATCCACGACCAGCCGGACGCCGGCATGTGGGAGCTGCGCACCCGGTCGCGGGTCCACACCTCGTCGGTGCTGATGAACTGGGCCGCCTGCGATCGCCTGGCCAAGATCGCCCAGGAACTGGCCCTGCCGGATCGCGCGCTGATCTGGCGCGAGCGGGCCGATCTCATCAAGCGCAAGATCCTGGACAACGCCTGGAGCGAGCACCGGCAGGCCTTCGTCGAGAGTTTCGGCGGCAAGGACCTGGACGCCAGCGTGCTGCTGATGGCGGAGGTCGGCTTCATCGATCCCAAGGATCCGCGCTTCGTCAGCACGGTGGAGGCCCTGGAGGCCAGCCTGTGCGACGGCCCCTACATGCGCCGTTATGAAGCGCCGGATGACTTCGGCCGGCCCGAGACCTCGTTCAACATCTGCGCCTTCTGGCGCATCGACGCCTTGGCCCGCATCGGCCGCACCGAACAGGCCCGCGAGCTGTTCGAGGCGCTGCTCGCTTCGCGCAACCATCTGGGCCTGCTGTCCGAGGACACCCATCCGGAGACCGGCGAGCTGTGGGGCAACTTCCCGCAGACCTATTCGATGGTCGGCATCATCAATGGCGCGATGCGCTTGTCCAAGGCCTGGGATACGCAGATCTGA
- a CDS encoding YgaP family membrane protein, which translates to MANNVGMTDRILRVMVGATLAGAAAFGYIGPWGFIGLVPFLTGLAGHCPIYTLFSRRA; encoded by the coding sequence ATGGCAAACAACGTCGGGATGACGGACCGTATCCTTCGCGTCATGGTGGGTGCGACCTTGGCGGGTGCGGCTGCGTTCGGCTACATCGGTCCTTGGGGCTTCATCGGCCTGGTGCCGTTCCTGACCGGTCTGGCCGGCCATTGCCCGATCTACACCCTGTTCAGTCGCCGCGCGTGA
- a CDS encoding DUF1365 domain-containing protein, protein MASASANRVTALIGTGPVWHRRLRPAANEFRYDAYFLMLPMRQLRRSPVAALSRNRFGLISFHDRDHGLGGDDALAWVDELLRAEGVPAAETDGEIWLQTLPRVLGHTFKPVSFWWIHRRDGQLTHVVAEVNNTFGDRHAYLLSGPALARGEDVVATKVFHVSPFCKVDGRYRFRFHRSADRCLVRIDHDDADGPLLQTSQGGRLVPLTAASRRRAFFGLPLMTLAVVLRIHWHALRLWLRRVPVHRRPSAPEQFVSRS, encoded by the coding sequence ATGGCATCGGCATCGGCGAACAGGGTGACCGCGTTGATCGGCACCGGACCGGTCTGGCACCGTCGACTCCGCCCGGCCGCGAACGAGTTCCGCTACGACGCCTATTTCCTGATGCTCCCGATGCGCCAGCTGCGCCGCTCGCCGGTGGCGGCGCTGAGCCGCAACCGCTTCGGTCTGATCAGCTTTCATGACCGCGATCACGGTCTCGGCGGCGACGATGCGCTGGCCTGGGTCGACGAGCTGCTGCGCGCCGAGGGCGTGCCCGCTGCGGAGACCGACGGCGAGATCTGGCTGCAGACCTTGCCCCGGGTGCTGGGTCACACCTTCAAGCCGGTGAGCTTCTGGTGGATCCATCGGCGCGACGGTCAACTCACCCATGTGGTCGCCGAGGTCAACAACACCTTCGGCGATCGGCATGCCTATCTGCTGAGCGGACCGGCGCTGGCGCGCGGCGAGGACGTCGTGGCGACCAAGGTCTTCCATGTGTCGCCCTTCTGCAAGGTCGACGGCCGGTATCGCTTCCGTTTCCACCGCAGCGCCGACCGCTGCCTGGTCCGCATCGATCACGACGACGCCGACGGCCCGCTGCTGCAGACCAGCCAGGGCGGCCGCCTCGTCCCGCTCACCGCCGCCAGCCGCCGCCGCGCCTTTTTCGGCCTGCCGCTGATGACGCTGGCGGTCGTTCTCCGTATTCATTGGCATGCGCTGCGGCTCTGGCTGCGGCGTGTACCGGTCCACCGGCGCCCGTCCGCGCCGGAGCAATTCGTCAGCCGATCATGA